From a region of the Methylomonas rapida genome:
- the galE gene encoding UDP-glucose 4-epimerase GalE, translating to MKNAILVTGGAGYIGSHTCVELLEHGYEVVVVDNLCNSKIESIRRIEQITGQAVRFHQTDINDATALSDIFRQHDIAAVIHFAGLKAVGESCQLPLKYYQNNINGTLVLLEIMAEQGIKNLVFSSSATVYGDPHSVPITEDFPLSATNPYGRTKLFIEEILRDASIADGLNGTQTPWKIALLRYFNPIGAHHSGLIGEDPNGIPNNLMPYLSQVAIGKLPVLSVFGNDYPTHDGTGVRDYIHVVDLAQGHIKALQYLMSQSKDTAICDAINLGTGNGYSVLDMINTFSQVTGKQVPYQITPRRPGDVAACYADPSLAKRKLDWQAKRDLQQMMADTWRWQSNNPDGYR from the coding sequence ATGAAAAACGCGATCCTGGTAACGGGCGGCGCCGGTTATATCGGTAGCCACACCTGCGTGGAACTGCTGGAGCACGGTTACGAGGTCGTGGTCGTCGACAATCTATGCAACAGCAAAATCGAATCCATCCGCAGGATAGAACAAATCACCGGCCAGGCCGTCAGGTTTCATCAAACCGACATCAATGACGCCACGGCACTCAGCGATATTTTTCGGCAACATGACATCGCGGCGGTGATTCATTTCGCCGGCCTGAAAGCCGTCGGCGAATCCTGCCAACTGCCGCTGAAGTATTACCAAAACAACATCAACGGCACCTTGGTTCTACTGGAGATCATGGCTGAACAGGGCATCAAGAATCTGGTATTCAGTTCCTCCGCCACCGTTTATGGCGACCCGCACAGCGTGCCCATCACCGAAGATTTCCCGCTGTCCGCCACGAATCCTTACGGCCGCACCAAGCTGTTCATCGAGGAAATCTTGCGTGACGCCAGTATTGCCGATGGTTTGAACGGCACCCAAACACCCTGGAAAATCGCGTTATTGCGCTATTTCAACCCAATCGGCGCTCATCATAGCGGCCTGATCGGCGAAGATCCCAACGGCATACCCAACAACCTGATGCCTTATCTCTCGCAAGTCGCGATCGGCAAATTACCGGTTCTGTCGGTATTCGGCAACGACTACCCGACCCACGACGGTACCGGCGTACGCGATTACATCCATGTGGTCGATTTGGCGCAAGGCCATATCAAGGCCTTGCAATATTTGATGTCGCAATCGAAAGATACCGCCATCTGCGATGCGATAAATTTGGGCACCGGCAACGGCTATAGCGTGCTGGACATGATCAACACCTTCAGTCAAGTGACCGGCAAGCAGGTGCCTTACCAAATCACACCCAGACGCCCGGGCGACGTCGCGGCCTGTTATGCGGACCCCAGCCTGGCGAAACGGAAACTGGATTGGCAAGCCAAAAGGGATTTGCAGCAAATGATGGCCGATACCTGGCGTTGGCAAAGCAACAATCCGGATGGCTATCGTTAG
- a CDS encoding alpha/beta hydrolase has product MFLLLGLSLSGCTPVMMVSGPTLGVSRLTDHVYIAADGTELPLSTWSATDPKAIIIALHGFNDYRHFFHSTAEYLRQRQVFCYAYDQRGFGQSPNKGFWAGSDTYAGDLAEFTRLVQERHPGKPVYLLGESMGGAIIIDAMARPQKPDVAGIILSAPAVWGRQTMPWYQTSLLWTLSHTFPWLTLTGKGVVQVTPSDNIEMLIALGRDPWVIKETRVDAIYGLTNLMDAALDSAEKLDEKILLLYGEKDEIVPAEPTAMFVRGLLNEQADKKTVAYYKNGYHMLLRDLQAPLIWQDIAHWILDDAKTLPSGADRNIGKLVRQSDETPAEQNLLGRLDAD; this is encoded by the coding sequence GTGTTTCTGTTGCTGGGCTTATCGCTATCGGGCTGTACGCCGGTCATGATGGTTTCCGGGCCCACGCTTGGTGTTAGCCGTCTGACCGACCATGTCTATATCGCAGCCGACGGTACCGAATTACCGCTAAGCACCTGGTCGGCAACCGATCCCAAGGCCATCATTATTGCATTGCATGGCTTCAACGATTATCGGCATTTCTTCCATTCGACCGCCGAATATCTGCGGCAACGGCAAGTTTTTTGTTACGCCTACGACCAGCGCGGTTTTGGCCAGAGTCCCAATAAAGGGTTTTGGGCAGGCAGCGATACCTATGCGGGCGATTTGGCCGAGTTTACCCGTCTGGTTCAGGAGCGTCATCCTGGTAAACCGGTTTACTTGCTCGGTGAAAGCATGGGGGGAGCGATCATCATCGATGCGATGGCCAGGCCGCAAAAACCGGATGTGGCGGGTATCATTCTATCCGCGCCCGCGGTCTGGGGGCGGCAAACCATGCCGTGGTATCAGACTTCGTTGTTGTGGACGCTGTCGCATACTTTTCCTTGGCTGACACTGACCGGCAAGGGCGTGGTGCAGGTGACACCATCGGATAACATCGAGATGCTGATTGCGCTGGGCCGCGATCCCTGGGTGATCAAGGAAACCCGCGTCGATGCGATTTATGGCTTGACCAATCTGATGGATGCGGCGTTGGATTCGGCGGAAAAATTAGACGAGAAAATCTTGCTGCTATATGGTGAAAAAGACGAAATCGTGCCGGCGGAGCCGACAGCGATGTTTGTACGGGGGTTGTTGAACGAGCAAGCGGACAAGAAAACCGTGGCTTATTACAAAAACGGCTACCACATGCTGCTGCGCGACTTGCAGGCCCCGTTGATCTGGCAGGATATTGCCCATTGGATACTGGATGACGCGAAGACTTTACCCTCCGGGGCCGACCGTAATATCGGCAAGTTGGTGCGGCAGAGCGATGAAACGCCCGCGGAGCAAAACCTGCTGGGCCGACTCGATGCCGATTGA
- a CDS encoding GNAT family N-acetyltransferase has translation MQKPDDISEPHAETIELNFQSVTDLADMQSVSQLAGEIWREHYMPIIGATQIEYMLARFQTAEAIAEQINAGYRYYLALHQQRALAYFATLPDLENKSLHLGKLYVCKRWQRLGLGRRIIAYLEGYCQRHDFHSLWLTVNRQNHQAIDFYLGNGFMNIGNISKDIGAGFVMDDFKMLKTIK, from the coding sequence ATGCAAAAACCAGATGACATAAGCGAACCACATGCCGAAACCATAGAATTGAATTTTCAGTCAGTGACTGATTTGGCTGACATGCAGTCGGTCAGCCAACTCGCCGGCGAAATTTGGCGAGAGCATTATATGCCCATCATAGGCGCAACGCAGATCGAATACATGCTGGCGCGCTTCCAGACCGCCGAGGCCATAGCCGAGCAAATCAACGCAGGTTATCGCTATTACCTGGCCTTACACCAGCAGCGAGCATTGGCCTATTTTGCGACATTGCCGGACCTGGAAAATAAATCGCTACACCTTGGCAAGCTTTATGTTTGCAAACGCTGGCAACGCCTTGGACTGGGCCGGCGGATCATTGCTTACCTGGAAGGCTATTGTCAGCGGCATGATTTTCATTCACTCTGGCTGACCGTCAACCGCCAAAATCACCAAGCCATAGACTTTTATCTGGGCAATGGGTTCATGAACATTGGAAATATAAGCAAAGACATCGGCGCAGGCTTTGTGATGGATGATTTCAAAATGCTCAAAACGATCAAATGA
- the mscL gene encoding large-conductance mechanosensitive channel protein MscL yields the protein MSMLQEFKEFAMKGNVVDMAVGVIIGGAFGKIVSSLVADVIMPPIGVLLGGVDFSDLAITIQEASKTAAGVDVPAVVISYGKFIQTFIDFTIIAAAIFLIIKILMSFKKKVEEAPAAPPAPSNEEILLTEIRDLLKNNRGGPGA from the coding sequence ATGAGTATGCTGCAAGAATTCAAAGAGTTCGCCATGAAAGGCAATGTAGTCGATATGGCGGTAGGTGTCATCATCGGCGGCGCATTCGGTAAGATAGTGTCCTCTCTGGTGGCCGATGTAATCATGCCGCCGATAGGGGTGTTATTAGGCGGTGTCGATTTTTCCGATTTGGCGATTACGATCCAGGAAGCCTCAAAAACCGCGGCGGGAGTCGACGTGCCGGCTGTAGTAATCAGTTATGGCAAATTCATCCAGACGTTCATTGATTTCACGATTATTGCGGCGGCTATCTTTTTGATCATCAAAATATTGATGTCATTTAAGAAAAAAGTCGAGGAAGCCCCCGCTGCGCCACCCGCACCCAGCAACGAAGAAATTCTGCTTACCGAGATTCGCGACCTGTTGAAAAACAATCGTGGTGGTCCCGGCGCCTGA
- a CDS encoding Dabb family protein produces MQSMRLKQLFLLLVMLVFGNAGYAEESAVTGSGKVHHLVVVWLKQHGDPKARQQYMEGSKRLAKLPGVLSYEIGPVADIKHDKPSPSLDDSFDIAISATFESRTALENYSKHPEHQKIIQEVLKPLVQRYKVYDFAD; encoded by the coding sequence ATGCAATCAATGCGGCTCAAACAATTGTTCTTGCTGTTAGTGATGCTAGTCTTTGGCAATGCCGGTTACGCCGAAGAATCTGCCGTTACGGGCAGTGGCAAAGTCCATCACCTGGTGGTGGTCTGGCTAAAACAACACGGCGATCCCAAGGCTCGCCAGCAATACATGGAAGGCAGCAAGCGCCTGGCTAAATTACCCGGGGTACTGAGTTACGAGATAGGCCCTGTCGCCGACATCAAACACGACAAACCCAGTCCGTCTTTGGATGACAGCTTCGATATCGCGATTTCCGCCACCTTCGAATCCAGAACCGCGCTGGAAAATTATTCGAAACACCCGGAACACCAGAAAATCATCCAAGAAGTATTGAAACCTCTGGTCCAGCGCTACAAAGTCTACGATTTTGCGGACTGA
- the hemN gene encoding oxygen-independent coproporphyrinogen III oxidase, translating into MIDQSIKFDLDLIKRYDKAGPRYTSYPTALELHEGFGEADYRRHIERSNAAGGPLSLYFHIPFCDTVCFYCACNKIVTKNRAHAEPYLDNLCQEIALQGALFDKNRKVDQLHWGGGTPTFLSYGQMQRLMAVTRAHFNLHDDDSGQYSIEVDPRETNDRTIAQLRELGFNRISLGLQDFDAEVQKAVNRLQSREQTFAVLEAARKEGFRSTNIDLIYGLPLQTAETFARTLEQVLAYAPDRFSIFNYAHMPSRFKTQRQINEADLPSAALKLDILQMVGRKLTEAGYVYIGMDHFAKPDDELAVAQREGKLYRNFQGYSTHSDCDLIGLGITSIGRVGDAYIQNYKELDEYDKAISAGHLPVYKGVELDEDDKLRRTMITQLICHFDLTFSSIEQTFNIVFAEHFAPELENLEIMQTDGLLRMTADGIQVLPAGRLLIRNICMVFDKYLAIKQRQFSRVI; encoded by the coding sequence ATGATCGATCAATCCATCAAATTCGATCTGGATCTGATCAAGCGTTACGATAAAGCCGGACCGCGCTATACCTCGTATCCGACCGCGCTGGAATTGCACGAAGGGTTCGGCGAGGCCGACTATCGCCGGCATATCGAACGGTCCAACGCCGCTGGCGGGCCTTTGTCGCTGTATTTCCATATCCCGTTTTGCGACACCGTTTGCTTTTATTGCGCCTGCAACAAGATCGTCACCAAAAATCGCGCCCACGCCGAGCCTTATCTGGATAACTTGTGCCAGGAAATCGCGCTGCAGGGCGCGCTGTTTGACAAGAACCGTAAAGTCGATCAGTTGCATTGGGGCGGCGGCACGCCGACCTTCTTGAGCTACGGACAAATGCAGCGCCTGATGGCTGTCACCCGCGCGCATTTCAATTTGCACGACGACGATAGCGGGCAATATTCGATCGAAGTCGACCCGCGCGAAACCAACGACAGAACCATTGCGCAATTACGCGAACTGGGGTTCAACCGCATCAGCCTGGGGCTACAGGATTTCGATGCGGAGGTACAAAAAGCCGTCAATCGCTTGCAAAGCCGGGAACAAACCTTTGCGGTATTGGAGGCCGCACGCAAGGAAGGTTTTCGCTCCACTAATATTGATTTGATCTATGGCTTGCCGCTGCAAACCGCGGAAACCTTCGCGCGTACCCTGGAGCAAGTGTTGGCCTATGCGCCGGACCGGTTTTCGATCTTCAACTATGCGCATATGCCCAGCCGGTTCAAGACTCAGCGGCAAATCAACGAAGCCGATTTGCCGTCGGCCGCCTTGAAGCTGGACATTCTGCAAATGGTCGGTAGAAAATTAACCGAGGCCGGTTATGTGTATATCGGCATGGACCATTTCGCCAAACCAGACGATGAACTGGCCGTGGCACAACGGGAAGGCAAGTTGTATCGCAATTTTCAGGGTTATTCGACCCATTCCGACTGCGATTTGATCGGTTTGGGCATCACCTCGATCGGCCGGGTGGGGGATGCCTACATTCAGAATTACAAGGAGTTGGACGAATACGACAAAGCCATTTCCGCAGGGCATTTGCCGGTCTATAAAGGTGTCGAGCTTGACGAAGACGACAAGTTGCGCCGCACCATGATCACGCAGCTGATTTGTCATTTCGATCTGACCTTCAGCAGCATCGAGCAAACGTTCAATATCGTATTCGCGGAGCATTTCGCGCCGGAACTGGAAAATCTCGAGATCATGCAGACCGACGGCCTGTTGCGCATGACGGCGGACGGTATTCAGGTATTGCCGGCAGGGCGCTTGTTGATCCGCAATATCTGCATGGTGTTCGATAAATACCTGGCGATAAAGCAGCGGCAGTTTTCACGGGTCATTTGA
- the ccmI gene encoding c-type cytochrome biogenesis protein CcmI has translation MNTLFWIIVAGLVLLALALIVPPLLRKTPLPDDDHRQRNIKIARQRLAELRQQLQDGVLDQVQFDEQYAELQLMLNDDLQASEAGKAPERQGRWIIPILLVLLPMLSLLLYVSLGDINALSKVELQQTQVKAAENMAGMMGKLQQRLQQQPDDVEGWIMLGRSYGFLQQYQDAADAFARADKLKPDDVEIMLQYANNLAMARGGSMKGEPEQLIARVIEKAPDNANALWLAGMAMAEAGDFAKAKQYWQKLLQLLPPDAEGLSQVQQMLAAVDQELEKQRSAGPAIEIKVKVTIDPALKANLQPQDAVFIYAQAVNGPKMPLAIVRKQASDLPTEVVLNDQMAMQGSSRLGEQQQLRIVARVSKSGQAMTQPGDLLGSVELAQPFAGATANVLINQEVK, from the coding sequence TTGAATACGCTGTTCTGGATTATCGTGGCCGGCTTGGTGTTGTTGGCACTGGCGCTGATCGTACCGCCATTATTGCGGAAAACCCCGTTGCCCGATGACGACCACAGGCAACGCAACATCAAAATCGCTCGCCAACGCTTGGCGGAACTGAGGCAGCAATTACAGGACGGCGTCCTGGATCAAGTCCAGTTCGACGAGCAATACGCGGAATTGCAGTTGATGTTGAATGACGACTTGCAAGCGAGCGAGGCCGGCAAAGCGCCGGAACGGCAGGGGCGCTGGATCATCCCGATTTTGCTGGTTCTACTGCCTATGCTTAGTTTGTTGCTATACGTCAGCTTGGGGGACATCAATGCGCTGAGCAAGGTCGAGTTGCAGCAGACCCAAGTCAAAGCGGCGGAAAACATGGCCGGTATGATGGGCAAATTACAGCAGCGCTTGCAACAGCAGCCAGACGATGTCGAGGGCTGGATCATGCTGGGGCGCTCTTATGGTTTTCTACAACAGTATCAAGACGCCGCCGATGCGTTTGCCAGGGCCGATAAGCTGAAACCCGATGACGTCGAGATCATGCTGCAATATGCCAACAACCTGGCCATGGCCAGAGGTGGCAGCATGAAGGGCGAGCCCGAGCAATTGATCGCCAGGGTCATCGAAAAAGCGCCGGATAATGCCAACGCCTTGTGGCTGGCGGGTATGGCAATGGCGGAAGCGGGAGATTTTGCCAAGGCCAAGCAATACTGGCAAAAACTGTTGCAACTGTTGCCGCCGGATGCCGAAGGATTATCCCAAGTCCAGCAAATGCTGGCGGCGGTGGATCAAGAGCTGGAAAAACAACGGTCAGCCGGCCCGGCCATCGAAATCAAGGTCAAGGTGACTATCGATCCGGCACTGAAAGCCAACCTTCAGCCGCAGGATGCCGTCTTCATCTATGCGCAGGCGGTCAATGGGCCGAAAATGCCGTTGGCGATCGTGCGTAAACAGGCGTCTGATTTGCCGACCGAGGTCGTCTTGAATGATCAAATGGCGATGCAGGGTAGTAGTCGCCTGGGCGAACAGCAGCAATTAAGAATCGTGGCCCGTGTATCCAAATCCGGCCAAGCCATGACGCAACCCGGCGATTTGCTGGGCAGCGTGGAATTGGCCCAGCCTTTTGCCGGCGCAACGGCTAATGTGTTAATCAATCAGGAAGTCAAATGA
- a CDS encoding cytochrome c-type biogenesis protein yields MRVWLLSLLLLISLSSRAAVEYHPFEDPEQEEAYQTLISELRCLVCQNQTIADSNADLAKDLRQQVYEMLQQGKSRQDVVDFMTQRYGDFVLYRPAFNLKTGLLWLGPLLFLLIGIITVVILARGKKATDQAAALDVQQQSRLDDILQKGEED; encoded by the coding sequence ATGAGAGTCTGGTTGTTGAGCTTGTTGTTGCTGATCTCGCTGTCCAGCCGGGCGGCGGTGGAATACCATCCCTTCGAGGACCCGGAACAGGAAGAAGCCTATCAAACGCTGATTTCGGAATTGCGCTGCCTGGTCTGCCAGAATCAGACCATCGCCGATTCCAATGCCGATCTGGCCAAGGACTTGCGCCAGCAGGTTTACGAAATGCTGCAGCAGGGCAAATCCCGGCAGGATGTGGTGGATTTCATGACCCAGCGCTATGGCGATTTCGTGTTGTATCGGCCGGCATTCAACCTGAAAACCGGTTTGTTATGGCTGGGCCCGTTATTGTTTTTGTTGATAGGCATCATTACGGTCGTGATCCTGGCGCGCGGCAAAAAGGCCACCGACCAGGCCGCAGCGCTGGATGTCCAGCAACAAAGCCGTCTCGACGATATTTTGCAAAAAGGTGAAGAGGATTGA
- a CDS encoding DsbE family thiol:disulfide interchange protein, whose product MLKFKYLLPLALFIVLAVFLAVGLRLNPKDIPSPLIDKPAPAFALPILGTPEKKLSNQDLQGKVWLFNVWASWCVSCRQEHPLLLELAKLKLVTLVGLNYKDEAPAAAQWLRQLGNPYDVSIMDVDGRLGIDYGVYGVPETFVVDKRGIIRYKHTGPVEPGDIERLFLPLIRQLQQEPA is encoded by the coding sequence ATGCTTAAATTTAAATATTTGTTGCCGTTGGCATTGTTCATCGTACTGGCTGTTTTTCTGGCGGTCGGCCTGCGCTTGAATCCCAAGGACATTCCGTCGCCGCTGATCGACAAACCGGCGCCCGCATTCGCCTTGCCGATATTGGGCACGCCGGAAAAAAAACTGAGCAATCAGGATTTGCAGGGCAAGGTCTGGCTGTTCAACGTTTGGGCTTCCTGGTGTGTATCCTGCCGGCAGGAGCATCCGCTGTTGCTGGAACTGGCCAAACTCAAGCTCGTCACCCTCGTCGGCTTGAACTACAAGGACGAAGCACCGGCGGCGGCTCAGTGGTTACGGCAATTGGGCAATCCTTATGATGTCAGCATCATGGACGTCGATGGTCGGCTCGGTATCGATTATGGCGTGTACGGCGTGCCGGAAACCTTTGTGGTCGACAAGCGTGGCATCATTCGTTACAAGCATACCGGACCGGTGGAGCCGGGCGACATCGAGCGCCTGTTTTTACCATTGATCCGCCAACTGCAACAGGAGCCGGCATGA